NNNNNNNNNNNNNNNNNNNNNNNNNNNNNNNNNNNNNNNNNNNNNNNNNNNNNNNNNNNNNNNNNNNNNNNNNNNNNNNNNNNNNNNNNNNNNNNNNNNNNNNNNNNNNNNNNNNNNNNNNNNNNNNNNNNNNNNNNNNNNNNNNNNNNNNNNNNNNNNNNNNNNNNNNNNNNNNNNNNNNNNNNNNNNNNNNNNNNNNNNNNNNNNNNNNNNNNNNNNNNNNNNNNNNNNNNNNNNNNNNNNNNNNNNNNNNNNNNNNNNNNNNNNNNNNNNNNNNNNNNNNNNNNNNNNNNNNNNNNNNNNNNNNNNNNNNNNNNNNNNNNNNNNNNNNNNNNNNNNNNNNNNNNNNNNNNNNNNNNNNNNNNNNNNNNNNNNNNNNNNNNNNNNNNNNNNNNNNNNNNNNNNNNNNNNNNNNNNNNNNNNNNNNNNNNNNNNNNNNNNNNNNNNNNNNNNNNNNNNNNNNNNNNNNNNNNNNNNNNNNNNNNNNNNNNNNNNNNNNNNNNNNNNNNNNNNNNNNNNNNNNNNNNNNNNNNNNNNNNNNNNNNNNNNNNNNNNNNNNNNNNNNNNNNNNNNNNNNNNNNNNNNNNNNNNNNNNNNNNNNNNNNNNNNNNNNNNNNNNNNNNNNNNNNNNNNNNNNNNNNNNNNNNNNNNNNNNNNNNNNNNNNNNNNNNNNNNNNNNNNNNNNNNNNNNNNNNNNNNNNNNNNNNNNNNNNNNNNNNNNNNNNNNNNNNNNNNNNNNNNNNNNNNNNNNNNNNNNNNNNNNNNNNNNNNNNNNNNNNNNNNNNCGCCACAACACTTGNNNNNNNNNNNNNNNNNNNNNNNNNNNNNNNNNNNNNNNNNNNNNNNNNNNNNNNNNNNNNNNNNNNNNNNNNNNNNNNNNNNNNNNNNNNNNNNNNNNNNNNNNNNNNNNNNNNNNNNNNNNNNNNNNNNNNNNNNNNNNNNNNNNNNNNNNNNNNNNNNNNNNNNNNNNNNNNNNNNNNNNNNNNNNNNNNNNNNNNNNNNNNNNNNNNNNNNNNNNNNNNNNNNNNNNNNNNNNNNNNNNNNNNNNNNNNNNNNNNNNNNNNNNNNNNNNNNNNNNNNNNNNNNNNNNNNNNNNNNNNNNNNNNNNNNNNNNNNNNNNNNNNNNNNNNNNNNNNNNNNNNNNNNNNNNNNNNNNNNNNNNNNNNNNNNNNNNNNNNNNNNNNNNNNNNNNNNNNNNNNNNNNNNNNNNNNNNNNNNNAACAACTNNNNNNNNNNNNNNNNNNNNNNNNNNNNNNNNNNNNNNNNNNNNNNNNNNNNNNNNNNNNNNNNNNNNNNNNNNNNNNNNNNNNNNNNNNNNNNNNNNNNNNNNNNNNNNNNNNNNNNNNNNNNNNNNNNNNNNNNNNNNNNNNNNNNNNNNNNNNNNNNNNNNNNNNNNNNNNNNNNNNNNNNNNNNNNNNNNNNNNNNNNNNNNNNNNNNNNNNNNNNNNNNNNNNNNNNNNNNNNNNNNNNNNNNNNNNNNNNNNNNNNNNNNNNNNNNNNNNNNNNNNNNNNNNNNNNNNNNNNNNNNNNNNNNNNNNNNNNNNNNNNNNNNNNNNNNNNNNNNNNNNNNNNNNNNNNNNNNNNNNNNNNNNNNNNNNNNNNNNNNNNNNNNNNNNNNNNNNNNNNNNNNNNNNNNNNNNNNNNNNNNNNNNNNNNNNNNNNNNNNNNNNNNNNNNNNNNNNNNNNNNNNNNNNNNNNNNNNNNNNNNNNNNNNNNNNNNNNNNNNNNNNNNNNNNNNNNNNNNNNNNNNNNNNNNNNNNNNNNNNNNNNNNNNNNNNNNNNNNNNNNNNNNNNNNNNNNNNNNNNNNNNNNNNNNNNNNNNNNNNNNNNNNNNNNNNNNNNNNNNNNNNNNNNNNNNNNNNNNNNNNNNNNNNNNNNNACTTGGTTAATCAAGATTATGAAATGGCATGATATTCATTTTCCGATATCATTTATGAATATTTGGTCATTAACTAGAATGGTTATTAAATAGTGATTCTATTCAAGATGCATATACTAAATTACATTTCCTGCTTATGTCTTGCTTTCATCCATTGTAAATTGTAGTGATCAACACCGACACACGAAATGTTAGAATACAGTTAAAAAGAAGCAACTAATGGGAAAAAGTTATGAAAAACGAATGCGAATGAATTTTTTTCAGGTTAACTAATTTCGTTTCCTCTTCAGAAATATGTAATTTTGATGAACTAAAGATCGTTCCTtccgtacatatacacacaaacatcactaCAGTGTATCTACGgattacacaaacaaaaaccggCTTTAACAAGCTAAGCTTCAGCACCAGTAAAGATCACGGATCTTCAAAGTACGAATCACGACCCAGTTCTGGTCGCAAGCTCATGGTCACTGGGTTACCACNNNNNNNNNNNNNNNNNNNNNNNNNNNNNNNNNNNNNNNNNNNNNNNNNNNNNNNNNNNNNNNNNNNNNNNNNNNNNNNNNNNNNNNNNNNNNNNNNNNNNNNNNNNNNNNNNNNNNNNNNNNNNNNNNNNNNNNNNNNNNNNNNNNNNNNNNNNNNNNNNNNNNNNNNNNNNNNNNNNNNNNNNNNNNNNNNNNNNNNNNNNNNNNNNNNNNNNNNNNNNNNNNNNNNNNNNNNNNNNNNNNNNNNNNNNNNNNNNNNNNNNNNNNNNNNNNNNNNNNNNNNNNNNNNNNNNNNNNNNNNNNNNNNNNNNNNNNNNNNNNNNNNNNNNNNNNNNNNNNNNNNNNNNNNNNNNNNNNNNNNNNNNNNNNNNNNNNNNNNNNNNNTTTACTTGCCAGACAGGTTCGTGTACAAATTAGTTTCTAATGAAAGGAAGTTATAAACTTCAATACACTTTATTGCTATAAACAGTCCATTGCAACCAATACTGCAACAAAACTAGTGTCCCAGACCATACACCGAAATACAGATCTTCCCGGCATTGCAAGCGTCCTCGCAACATTTCTCGTTCCGGGGACAGTCGCTGTCGATGTAGCAAGTCTGCAAGAGATTGGGCTGAGTGGAGGGCATAGCTTTTTCAAGTCGTGCTTTGAATGATTTAGCTATGNNNNNNNNNNNNNNNNNNNNNNNNNNNNNNNNNNNNNNNNNNNNNNNNNNNNNNNNNNNNNNNNNNNNNNNNGCNNNNNNNNNNNNNNNNNNNNNNNNNNNNNNNNNNNNNNNNNNNNNNNNNNNNNNNNNNNNNNNNNNNNNNNNNNNNNNNNNNNNNNNNNNNNNNNNNNNNNNNNNNNNNNNNNNNNNNNNNNNNNNNNNNNNNNNNNNNNNNNNNNNNNNNNNNNNNNNNNNNNNNNNNNNNNNNNNNNNNNNNNNNNNNNNNNNNNNNNNNNNNNNNNNNNNNNNNNNNNNNNNNNNNNNNNNNNNNNNNNNNNNNNNNNNNNNNNNNNNNNNNNNNNNNNNNNNNNNNNNNNNNNNNNNNNNNNNNNNNNNNNNNNNNNNNNNNNNNNNNNNNNNNNNNNNNNNNNNNNNNNNNNNNNNNNNNNNNNNNNNNNNNNNNNNNNNNNNNNNNNNNNNNNNNNNNNNNNNNNNNNNNNNNNNNNNNNNNNNNNNNNNNNNNNNNNNNNNNNNNNNNNNNNNNNNNNAATATGCAGCCAAACGATCAGCAAATGTTACTCACAGGAACGTTTCCGTCAAAGAAGTCTGTGCACCTCGGAGGCGACGGGCAGCTCCCAGGTCTCGGGCTCGGGTCTTGTtaatcaaagaaataataaaaagtggaCGTAAAAGGTATGGTGAATGGGATAAAATGATTCCGCTTAACCAATCAGGAAATATGAGGCAACAATCACAGCAAAGTATAACAAAACTTAAGTATATGAGATAacgactatttttttatttattacgatGAAATTCCACTCACCACAGCATGCGTGCAGGCCTGGGTAGGGGCCAGGGCAGTAATACTTGCAGCTAAGTCTCTCAGAAGCGCCCAGAGCGAGGCACACAGCCAACAGTACGACAAGGCGAAGGTGCAActgtaaaaaaaatcgtaattggCTACAAACAGATCAAAGTCTTGTAGTCACTTCCCCTATTCCGTNNNNNNNNNNNNNNNNNNNNNNNNNNTAATAATAANNNNNNNNNNNNNNNNNNNNNNNNNNNNNNNNNNNNNNNNNNNNNNNNNNNNNNNNNNNNNNNNNNNNNNNNNNNNNNNNNNNNNNNNNNNNNNNNNNNNNNNNNNNNNNNNNNNNNNNNNNNNNNNNNNNNNNNNgcgttatcagtatcaatatcaatatctctTCGAATGTCAGATCGACGGCCATTCCTATAAACAGAGTAGGTGAGGAGTCTGAGAAGTAAGCAGAAAGCGCAATATCTAGGGTAACCAACCATTGCGACAGAAGAGGATGAGTGGCTTGTCTGCGCAGAAACCAACGGCGGTGTTGCTACCGTAGTGAAGATCCGGCTTTTTATAAGCGGTCCGAGTGCGCGGGAGCTGCCAGTGCGCGTTTAGCAAGGCCGTGATGTTGGAAACCGGAANNNNNNNNNNNNNNNNNNNNNNNNNNNNNNNNNNNNNNNNNNNNNNNNNNNNNNNNNNNNNNNNNNNNNNNNNNNNNNNNNNNNNNNNNNNNNNNNNNNNNNNNNNNNNNNNNNNNNNNNNNNNNNNNNNNNNNNNNNNNNNNNNNNNNNNNNNNNNNNNNNNNNNNNNNNNNNNNNNNNNNNNNNNNNNNNNNNNNNNNNNNNNNNNNNNNNNNNNNNNNNNNNNNNNNNNNNNNNNNNNNNNNNNNNNNNNNNNNNNNNNNNNNNNNNNNNNNNNNNNNNNNNNNNNNNNNNNNNNNNNNNNNNNNNNNNNNNNNNNNNNNNNNNNNNNNNNNNNNNNNNNNNNNNNNNNNNNNNNNNNNNNNNNNNNNNNNNNNNNNNNNNNNNNNNNNNNNNNNNNNNNNNNNNNNNNNNNNNNNNNNNNNNNNNNNNNNNNNNNNNNNNNNNNNNNNNNNNNNNNNNNNNNNNNNNNNNNNNNNNNNNNNNNNNNNNNNNNNNNNNNNNNNNNNNNNNNNNNNNNNNNNNNNNNNNNNNNNNNNNNNNNNNNNNNNNNNNNNNNNNNNNNNNNNNNNNNNNNNNNNNNNNNNNNNNNNNNNNNNNNNNNNNNNNNNNNNNNNNNNNNNNNNNNNNNNNNNNNNNNNNNNNNNNNNNNNNNNNNNNNNNNNNNNNNNNNNNNNNNNNNNNNNNNNNNNNNNNNNNNNNNNNNNNNNNNNNNNNNNNNNNNNNNNNNNNNNNNNNNNNNNNNNNNNNNNNNNNNNNNNNNNNNNNNNNNNNNNNNNNNNNNNNNNNNNNNNNNNNNNNNNNNNNNNNNNNNNNNNNNNNNNNNNNNNNNNNNNNNNNNNNNNNNNNNNNNNNNNNNNNNNNNNNNNNNNNNNNNNNNNNNNNNNNNNNNNNNNNNNNNNNNNNNNNNNNNNNNNNNNNNNNNNNNNNNNNNNNNNNNNNNNNNNNNNNNNNNNNNNNNNNNNNNNNNNNNNNNNNNNNNNNNNNNNNNNNNNNNNNNNNNNNNNNNNNNNNNNNNNNNNNNNNNNNNNNNNNNNNNNNNNNNNNNNNNNNNNNNNNNNNNNNNNNNNNNNNNNNNNNNNNNNNNNNNNNNNNNNNNNNNNNNNNNNNNNNNNNNNNNNNNNNNNNNNNNNNNNNNNNNNNNNNNNNNNNNNNNNNNNNNNNNNNNNNNNNNNNNNNNNNNNNNNNNNNNNNNNNNNNNNNNNNNNNNNNNNNNNNNNNNNNNNNNNNNNNNNNNNNNNNNNNNNNNNNNNNNNNNNNNNNNNNNNNNNNNNNNNNNNNNNNNNNNNNNNNNNNNNNNNNNNNNNNNNNNNNNNNNNNNNNNNNNNNNNNNNNNNNNNNNNNNNNNNNNNNNNNNNNNNNNNNNNNNNNNNNNNNNNNNNNNNNNNNNNNNNNNNNNNNNNNNNNNNNNNNNNNNNNNNNNNNNNNNNNNNNNNNNNNNNNNNNNNNNNNNNNNNNNNNNNNNNNNNNNNNNNNNNNNNNNNNNNNNNNNNNNNNNNNNNNNNNNNNNNNNNNNNNNNNNNNNNNNNNNNNNNNNNNNNNNNNNNNNNNNNNNNNNNNNNNNNNNNNNNNNNNNNNNNNNNNNNNNNNNNNNNNNNNNNNNNNNNNNNNNNNNNNNNNNNNNNNNNNNNNNNNNNNNNNNNNNNNNNNNNNNNNNNNNNNNNNNNNNNNNNNNNNNNNNNNNNNNNNNNNNNNNNNNNNNNNNNNNNNNNNNNNNNNNNNNNNNNNNNNNNNNNNNNNNNNNNNNNNNNNNNNNNNNNNNNNNNNNNNNNNNNNNNNNNNNNNNNNNNNNNNNNNNNNNNNNNNNNNNNNNNNNNNNNNNNNNNNNNNNNNNNNNNNNNNNNNNNNNNNNNNNNNNNNNNNNNNNNNNNNNNNNNNNNNNNNNNNNNNNNNNNNNNNNNNNNNNNNNNNNNNNNNNNNNNNNNNNNNNNNNNNNNNNNNNNNNNNNNNNNNNNNNNNNNNNNNNNNNNNNNNNNNNNNNNNNNNNNNNNNNNNNNNNNNNNNNNNNNNNNNNNNNNNNNNNNNNNNNNNNNNNNNNNNNNNNNNNNNNNNNNNNNNNNNNNNNNNNNNNNNNNNNNNNNNNNNNNNNNNNNNNNNNNNNNNNNNNNNNNNNNNNNNNNNNNNNNNNNNNNNNNNNNNNNNNNNNNNNNNNNNNNNNNNNNNNNNNNNNNNNNNNNNNNNNNNNNNNNNNNNNNNNNNNNNNNNNNNNNNNNNNNNNNNNNNNNNNNNNNNNNNNNNNNNNNNNNNNNNNNNNNNNNNNNNNNNNNNNNNNNNNNNNNNNNNNNNNNNNNNNNNNNNNNNNNNNNNNNNNNNNNNNNNNNNNNNNNNNNNNAATCATAACTCTTCAGAATTCTGGTATAGGCTCCCATTGGTCAGATAAGACGACTCCCAAGACCACAGCATTGGAACCTCCCCAGCCCTTTGTATGGAAAGACATTTCTAAAGCACCTTCTAACAGCATANNNNNNNNNNNNNNNNNNNNNNNNNNNNNNNNNNNCTCTGTGAGTTAAGCCAATGATATCATCTTAATCTCGACGTTAATAGACTAGCCAAGCATGAGTTACGATGGGAAATAACTGTGGTGGGCTCCGAGAGTTACGGCGAGTGGTGCATATCGAGTGTTAGGCACTTTCCTGTGCTTACTACTTGGTGGTACAGTGTCGACNNNNNNNNNNNNNNNNNNNNNNNNNNNNNNNNNNNNNNNNNNNNNNNNNNNNNNNNNNNNNNNNNNNNNNNNNNNNNNNNNNNNNNNNNNNNNNNNNNNNNNNNNNNNNNNNNNNNNNNNNNNNNNNNNNNNNNNNNNNNNNNNNNNNNNNNNNNNNNNNNNNNNNNNNNNNNNNNNNNNNNNNNNNNNNNNNNNNNNNNNNNNNNNNNNNNNNNNNNNNNNNNNNNNNNNNNNNNNNNNNNNNNNNNNNNNNNNNNNNNNNNNNNNNNNNNNNNNNNNNNNNNNNNNNNNNNNNNNNNNNNNNNNNNNNNNNNNNNNNNNNNNNNNNNNNNNNNNNNNNNNNNNNNNNNNNNNNNNNNNNNNNNNNNNNNNNNNNNNNNNNNNNNNNNNNNNNNNNNNNNNNNNNNNNNNNNNNNNNNNNNNNNNNNNNNNNNNNNNNNNNNNNNNNNNNNNNNNNNNNNNNNNNNNNNNNNNNNNNNNNNNNNNNNNNNNNNNNNNNNNNNNNNNNNNNNNNNNNNNNNNNNNNNNNNNNNNNNNNNNNNNNNNNNNNNNNNNNNNNNNNNNNNNNNNNNNNNNNNNNNNNNNNNNNNNNNNNNNNNGGAAAGGAAAGCCATTTGGCAACACTGCGTCATCCCAATTtgaccttcctcctcttctcgcttCGTTATCAAGCCCCGCCCCACACCCGGCATGCCCACCCAAACACCGCCCACCAGCCCGCCCAAATCTCCGCCCACCACCCTGCCCAATCCCCGCCCACCAGCCCACCCAAACCCCGTCCATCCGCCCGCCCACCAGCCCGCCCAAATCCCCGCCCACACCCACGGAAGCACAATCCTCTTACGCCTGCTACAGCGACAAAATTATTGATCAAGTTGAGCAATTAAATTCTTTTTATGTGTACGTCATATCTAAGACAGGTGGGCATGTTATCAGAGCATTAAGAACCAGCGCTTCAGGTGTTCCTCC
Above is a window of Penaeus monodon isolate SGIC_2016 chromosome 34, NSTDA_Pmon_1, whole genome shotgun sequence DNA encoding:
- the LOC119594931 gene encoding perlwapin-like, whose product is MLHLRLVVLLAVCLALGASERLSCKYYCPGPYPGLHACCDPSPRPGSCPSPPRCTDFFDGNVPTCYIDSDCPRNEKCCEDACNAGKICISVYGLGH